The Falco biarmicus isolate bFalBia1 chromosome W, bFalBia1.pri, whole genome shotgun sequence DNA window gcaataaacatacctactttataactttcgagttatagagtctaattccgcagGTCACTTTGgcgagccagccaggaggatttctgctcggctgagggaccagctgcggagcggatgctcctaggcgcgccccgggagatttcctcggaggagcctcctcttctcagctgttcacccgggagcagaagagaaacccctggatccacggataaaacggtatgtttagtaacggggcggctggtgagacgcacggagacgtccggcacgcagcgtagtccccaggaggaaaggtaccttgggagggggtttgctgaccaaggggtggccgctagcgatcttgagggcagatcgagcaaacccgaggttactgccattcctaaaagcccggaggcctcgtgacggaaagcggggggcgggacggaataaggcggaatctcacaggaacaagagggacctcacagcaaaagtaaaagggaaacttttgcgtaggaaaaagaggaagctaaaaacttcttTAGGTTGttttaagaattggggaattcctagaatgtaacaactgaaatagcgctctgtgtcttgtttgttctatgtgttgtcttgttgtatgttcaaaactcggagttatgaaatgtttgttgaaaaatattaacattctggtaatttgtggcaaatagcggaaaacttaacactctgcttaagaccaggaaaaattgggttttgttgtttgtttattggcaattgttcattgaaatgcatactttgtgaactgttagtgttcctaagagtttgtacataagtgcacggtaccgtataacatactgcttgtgtgactgcgggctgcccggagagtgtgaatggtgtgattgagatgcgcattttgattttccgtgtatagcttaattattttgactaagtgtgagtgcaagagtgcttgagacaggcgtttgagtgcaaaacgagtaaaaagctctatccgcgtttccaaccttgggtggctaaggcggccggagaaaaacaaagtaattaaaattgcaaaatgggaaatggaaggagtaagccctgtgaaaaatcgcctttgggttgtatattaaaacattggagtgatatcgtaggacagggtggtaccgaaaatagaaggaaattggttaaatattgtaatcagtggtggcctttgtataaattggagagtgatgtgaaatggcctcaggagggaggaacgttagattataacactctcctgcaattaatgttgtttctgaggagagagggaaaatgggatgaagtatcatatgcagacatgttcttcgtcctccgggacaaacctgagtggcaaaaggactgcggcttagtaccccctcgggatcctatggtactagcactagaaagagagGACAGGACGGAGCGTAAAGGAAAGTTAAAAAGATGTTGCTCAGCATGTAGTATTGGACAAAGGTGTATCAAATTAAACGGAGAACAAGAGCCCGaattaaatgatttatttaatcCACCTTATAGAGTGGAGAGACAAGGTTTGGCCGGGGCTCCCAGTCCACCCCCAGGCgaacaagaggaagaaattccacaagttatttataaagaaaaccaaacacccGGTGCCAcacaaggaaacacaaaaaCTGCCATTACGGCTCCAAATAGTCCGGTGTCTTCACGCACCAGACAGAAGTCTATTTTACAGGCACCCCTCCGAGAAGCTGTAAATCCGGACGGaggaacaatgaaaataaaagttccGTTCACGGGCGCTGATCTGAGAGAATGGAAAGAGGCTGCCCGAGAATACCGTAATGATCCGATAAAGACggcacagaattttaaatttctaataaaacagCACAATCCTGACTGGAGTGATATACAATTATTATTAGATTGTttgactgaaactgaaaaacaattaGTCATAAAAACAGCGGGGGATCTCGCAAAGGAACATTATAATATAAAGGGAGATAATTATAGAGAATGGTTTCCTTTGTTGGACCCGGAATGGGACCCAAACCGAGCCGCTGAAATGGGAAGATTACAAGCATACCAGGAATGGATATTCAGAGGAATGGAGAAAGCAATTCCTAGAACAATAAATTGGGCAGCGTTATATGAGGTCAGACAGGGTCCTTCTGAAACACCTTCAGAATTCTTAGACAGAATAAGAGATGCAATGCGCTGGCACACGTCTCTGGACCCAAATTCGGAGGTAGGCGCACAGCAACTAATATCCCTCTTTTTAGGACAATCACAGGGGGATATTAGGCGCAAGTTGCAAAAATTGAGACCTCCTGAAAATAGAGACTTGGAAAAATTAGTAGAGGAAGCATGGAGAATATTTAGTAATCGAGAAGAAGGTTACAAGCAggaccaaaagaaaatattagcagTAGTAAGAGAAAATGAGAATCAAAAATCTAAAGTTAAATCAAGGCGTGGGCTGACACCCCTGGGTAGGAATCAGTGTGCAATATGCAAAAGGACAGGACACTGGAAAAACGAATGCCCTGAACGCAGACATCAAGAAAACACTAAATGGCGCAATAATCAAGGGAAAACAATAGCTcacatggaagaagaaaattgactaGCCGACccattaataaaattaaaattaggagaagaacaggaggaggtGGAATTTTTAATAGACACAGGAGCCACCTATTCGGTTTTGAACCAGGCTTTAATGCCTTTGGGAAATGATTATGTTTCAGTAAAAGGTGCAACTGGCCAAActgaaaaggcttatttttgtaaacctttaaaatataagTTGGGAAAACAGATGGGGATCCATAAATTCCTATTTATGCCAAATTCCCCAAAGGCCCTTCTTGGTAGAGACTTATTAGAACAATTGGAGGCAacaatcaaatttaaaaaaggggaaGTTACTCTGGAGGTAAATAATCATCAATACATACAGGTTATGAGCCTATCTCTGGCCAATACTCCTATAAAAAGGGAAATTGATACCAGGATTATTGATCAGGTATATCCCGGAGTATGGGCAATTGACATACCGGGACGTGCCAAGAATGCATCACCTGTAATAGTAAAATTGAAGGATGGACAGAGTGCGGTAAGAATTAAACAATACCCACTGAAAAGGGAAGATAGGGAAGGAATTCGTCCAAACATAGAGCGATTCATAGAActaaaactactaaa harbors:
- the LOC130141951 gene encoding uncharacterized protein LOC130141951, with translation MKIKVPFTGADLREWKEAAREYRNDPIKTAQNFKFLIKQHNPDWSDIQLLLDCLTETEKQLVIKTAGDLAKEHYNIKGDNYREWFPLLDPEWDPNRAAEMGRLQAYQEWIFRGMEKAIPRTINWAALYEVRQGPSETPSEFLDRIRDAMRWHTSLDPNSEVGAQQLISLFLGQSQGDIRRKLQKLRPPENRDLEKLVEEAWRIFSNREEGYKQDQKKILAVVRENENQKSKVKSRRGLTPLGRNQCAICKRTGHWKNECPERRHQENTKWRNNQGKTIAHMEEEN